AAGCCTGCTGCCCAGCGCGACTACGACTTGCTTTTCGGAAAGAAAAAATAAGATATTATGAAGTATTGGTTTATATTTTGCAAGACAGATATCTTGCTTGAGAAGAAAGAAGACGGAACCTATACGATTCCATGTAGCGAGGAGAGTCCGATAGAGCTCAAGCCCTGGACTCACGTCCTCAACATCACCCCGATGAGCGACGGCACGGAAGTGAAAACCTTCACCATTCCAGAGCCGGTGACCGACCATCCGAAATACGAGATGTGCGGTCTGCGCCCCAGCTTCTACAAGCTCACCCCCGAGCTTTACCAGAAGGCAGGAAAGTGCCAGGAGCTGAACTATTGGGATATGAACACGAAGTTCTGCGGCGTTTGCGGTTCTCCGATGAAGATGGATACAGACATCAGCAAGAAGTGCACCGAATGCGGCAAGACGGTGTGGCCATCCCTAGCCACAGCCATCATCGTGCTCATCAAGAAGGGCGACCAGGTGCTCCTGGTTCATGCCCGCAATTTCAAGGGCAATTTCGATTCGCTCGTGGCTGGTTTCGTAGAAACCGGTGAGAGTCTGGAAGAAGCCGTTCATCGCGAAGTAATGGAGGAAACCGGCTTGACTATCAAGAACTTGAAGTATTTCAGTTCCCAGCCATGGCCTTATCCTAGCGGACTGATGGTAGGCTTCACTGCCGAGTACGTGGATGGCGAGATTCATCTTCAGAAAGAAGAACTCTCCCGTGGCAAATGGTTCAGCAAGGATGCTCTGCCGATTCTCCCCGAGAAACTTTCCATTGCCCGCAGATTGATTGATGCCTGGCTGGAGGATAAGATTTAACGAGGATGAAAAGCGTTGAATGAAAAGCGTTGAATGAAAAACGTTAAAAGAGAAACGTTGAAAGAAAAGCGTTGAAAGAGAAATGATAAAAGAGAAACTTTGGAATGCGAATTACATCAAGGTGATGACCACCAACTTCCTGCTCTACTTCGCCTTCTACCTCCTCACCCCACTCCTCCCGCTCTATCTGAGCGAGACTTTCGGGGCAACGAAGGATGTGATAGGCATTGTTCTGAGCGGATATACGGTGGCGGCACTCATCATCCGTCCGTTCAGCGGATATGTGGTGGATAGCTTTTCGCGCAAGAAGGTGCTGATGGTCTGTCTGTCAGCCTTCGCCATCTTCTTTGCGGGCTACATAGCCGCCGGCACCATCCTGATGTTCGCCATCTGCCGCACCCTGCATGGCGGTCCCTTTGGAGCCGTCACCGTGGCCAACAGCACCTGTGCCATCGACGTACTGCCAGCCAGCCGCCGCAACGAAGGCATCGGTCTCTATGGCTTGAGCAACAACTTCGCCATGGCGATAGCCCCATCCATCGGCATCTATCTCCACAACATCGTGGGCAGTTACATGGTGCTGTTCTGGATTGCCTTCGTGGTGGCAATAGCCTCCGTGGTGATTGCCGGAACCATCAAACTCCCGGAGAAAGAGATTGTCAAGAACAAGGAGAAACTTTCTCTGGATAGATTCTTCCTCACCCGTGCCTGGCTGCTCGCCATCAACATCTGCATGTTCGGCTTCTGCTGGGGCGTGCTGAGCAACTACCTCGCCATCTACAGCAAGGAAGAACTGGGCATTACGGGAGGCACGGGCACCTATTTCGCTATCCTCTCTATGGGACTCTTCATGAGCCGTCTGCAGGGCAGGAAGGCACTGAGCCAGGGCAAGCTGACGCAGAATGCAGCCGAGGGAATGCTGATTTCGCTGGTGGGATTCACCATCTTCGTTGCCGTGAAGCACCCGATAGCCTACTATCTTTCGGCAGCACTGATAGGATTGGGCAACGGCCATCTCTACCCTGCCTTCCTGAATATGTTTATAAATGTGGCGCGCCACGACCAGCGAGGCACGGCGAACAGCAGCATCCTTACGGGCTGGGACTTGGGGTTCGGAATCGGCTGTCTGCTGGGTGGAATTGTAGCCGAACATTTCGGCTACAGTGGAGCCTTCTGGATGGTAGCCATAGAGAATGCCGCCGCCGTGGTACTCTTCTTTGCCGCATCCAGGACATTTTTTGAAAAAAGAAGACGAAAGGAATAGAAGCCTTCCGTCAGCATAAAACCCGTCTTAAGGCAAAATATATTTTTCCTTAAGGCTAAAAATATTTATCCTTAAGGCTAGGAATATTTTCCCTTAAGGGTAAATATACCTCCCCATTTTGGCAGGTAAGGCAATGATTACTAACAAAGAAGAGCATTCGTGAGGAAATCTTTAAAAAATCCTCTCGAATGCTCTTCTTGTTTTCTTTCAAATCTCTTCCTGCAATTTAGAATGGGAGATCGTCAGCACTACCACCCTGTGCAGGAGCAGCTGGCTGAGAAGCAGGGAATGGAGCTGTAGCACCTGCTGCTGGCGCAGCTGCAGGAGCGGCACCCATTGGCGCAGCACCCATAGGAGGGAATGCGGCAGCACCTGGCTGCATACCGCCCATGGCACCGGCTACGGCGTTAGGGTCGATGCGCTGAACATTCCATGCACGAACGCTGTTGAACCAGCGGCCCTGATACTCGTGAGCATCGATATCGAATGAAACCAGAAGCTCCTCGCCACTCTGGATGTTAAACTGTGCAAGACGATCAGCTCCGAACACATCGAAGCAAAGCTTCTTAGGATACTGCTCATGAGTCTCGATAACGAACGACTGAGCCTTCCACTCACCTCTTGCAGAAACGCCGCTTCTTTCAGGCAAAACGGCAATCACCTTTCCTTGTAATTCCATATAATTAATTTATTAAATGTTGTCTGTTCTATCATTGCAAAAACGATGGGCACGTCTTCATCTTGCCCCCTCGGAAAAGCACAAAATAGAGTGATTCTTTTATCAAGTTTTTCTTTCTGACTGCGAAATTACTAAAAATAGTTCTAAAACCGAAACATTTCTTCGATTATTTTTGTCTATCCCCGATATTTTTTGTATTTTTGTACTCATAATTGCGAAAGGGCACCCAAACTGGGGCGTGCGCAAATTAAAATAAGGAAAATAAATAATAATAAAAATAACGACTCATGAGATTTACAGTATCAAGTTCAGCATTGAGCAGCAAGCTCAACATGCTTGTGAAGGTGATTGGCAGCAAAAACTCGTTGCCTATCCTCGAGAATTTCCTGTTCCAGATTGAAAACGGTGAACTGAACATCACCGCCAGCGACAGTGACAACATCATCAAGAGTACTATCGCCCTGACCGAGTGCGAAGGCGAAGGTGAATTCTGCGTGCCTACACGCGTAGTCATCGATGCCCTCAAGGAACTCCCAGAGCAGCCTCTCAGCTTCGAGGTCGATAACAGCTCCGACGCTTACGCCATGAAGATTGTATATCAGAATGGTCTTTATAACTTCACCGGTATCAATGCCGAGGACTACCCACGCTCTCAGCCTATGGGCGAGGGATGCACCGTCATCACCCTCCCTACCGAGATTCTGATTGACAACATCTCACGATCTCTCTTCGCTACAGCGGCAGACGAGTTGCGCCCAGTGATGAACGGTATCTATTTCGACCTGACTCCAGAGGCACTTGCCATTGTTTCAAGCGACGGCCACAAACTGGTAAGAAGCAAGAACTTCACCATCAAGAGTGAGACTCCTGCCAATTTCAACTTGCCAAAGAAGCCAGCCACCCTGCTCAAGAACATCCTGAGCAAGGAAGATGAGGCTACCATCAAGTTTGATGAGCGCAGCGCAGAAATCCAGTTCAGCGACGGCGTGCTGAGATGCAGACTCATCGACGGCCGCTACCCTAACTACAACTCTGTGATTCCAACCAACAACCCCGCAAAGATCACCGTAGACCGCAAGGCCCTGCAGAGCGCATTGCGCCGCGTGCTGCCTTTCGCCAGCGAGAGCAGCCAGCTCATCCGTTTCCACATTGAGAACGGCCGCTTCGAGGTTTCTTCCGAGGATATCGACTTCAGCACTTCTGCCAAGGAAGTTCTGGCTTGCGAATACTCAGGTTCAACCATCAACATCGGTTTCAAGGGAAGCAGCCTGATGGAAATCCTGGGTAATCTTACCAGCGAGCAGGTCATCTTCCAGCTTGCCGACCCAAGTCGCGCCGGAATCGTGATCCCGTCAGAGCAGCCAAAGAACGAAGACGTTCTGATGCTCATCATGCCTAT
The Segatella copri DNA segment above includes these coding regions:
- the nudC gene encoding NAD(+) diphosphatase, which codes for MMKYWFIFCKTDILLEKKEDGTYTIPCSEESPIELKPWTHVLNITPMSDGTEVKTFTIPEPVTDHPKYEMCGLRPSFYKLTPELYQKAGKCQELNYWDMNTKFCGVCGSPMKMDTDISKKCTECGKTVWPSLATAIIVLIKKGDQVLLVHARNFKGNFDSLVAGFVETGESLEEAVHREVMEETGLTIKNLKYFSSQPWPYPSGLMVGFTAEYVDGEIHLQKEELSRGKWFSKDALPILPEKLSIARRLIDAWLEDKI
- a CDS encoding MFS transporter produces the protein MIKEKLWNANYIKVMTTNFLLYFAFYLLTPLLPLYLSETFGATKDVIGIVLSGYTVAALIIRPFSGYVVDSFSRKKVLMVCLSAFAIFFAGYIAAGTILMFAICRTLHGGPFGAVTVANSTCAIDVLPASRRNEGIGLYGLSNNFAMAIAPSIGIYLHNIVGSYMVLFWIAFVVAIASVVIAGTIKLPEKEIVKNKEKLSLDRFFLTRAWLLAINICMFGFCWGVLSNYLAIYSKEELGITGGTGTYFAILSMGLFMSRLQGRKALSQGKLTQNAAEGMLISLVGFTIFVAVKHPIAYYLSAALIGLGNGHLYPAFLNMFINVARHDQRGTANSSILTGWDLGFGIGCLLGGIVAEHFGYSGAFWMVAIENAAAVVLFFAASRTFFEKRRRKE
- a CDS encoding DUF3127 domain-containing protein — encoded protein: MELQGKVIAVLPERSGVSARGEWKAQSFVIETHEQYPKKLCFDVFGADRLAQFNIQSGEELLVSFDIDAHEYQGRWFNSVRAWNVQRIDPNAVAGAMGGMQPGAAAFPPMGAAPMGAAPAAAPAAGATAPFPASQPAAPAQGGSADDLPF
- the dnaN gene encoding DNA polymerase III subunit beta codes for the protein MRFTVSSSALSSKLNMLVKVIGSKNSLPILENFLFQIENGELNITASDSDNIIKSTIALTECEGEGEFCVPTRVVIDALKELPEQPLSFEVDNSSDAYAMKIVYQNGLYNFTGINAEDYPRSQPMGEGCTVITLPTEILIDNISRSLFATAADELRPVMNGIYFDLTPEALAIVSSDGHKLVRSKNFTIKSETPANFNLPKKPATLLKNILSKEDEATIKFDERSAEIQFSDGVLRCRLIDGRYPNYNSVIPTNNPAKITVDRKALQSALRRVLPFASESSQLIRFHIENGRFEVSSEDIDFSTSAKEVLACEYSGSTINIGFKGSSLMEILGNLTSEQVIFQLADPSRAGIVIPSEQPKNEDVLMLIMPMLLND